In Methanofastidiosum sp., one DNA window encodes the following:
- the gatE gene encoding Glu-tRNA(Gln) amidotransferase subunit GatE: MDYKQLGLKVGLEIHQQLNTKRKLFCHCPTVLRTDDPIFTVERKLRPTPSEIGEVDVAALKEYMRGKTYIYQYYDTNCLVELDEEPPHLVSDEAKVIGVEVSLLLNSNIIEEIQVMRKTVLDGSNTSAFQRTMLISTDGHIKTKDGPVSILTVCIEEDAARLISQDDTTKTFRLDRLGIPLVEIATGPDISNPEQAKEAAYILGQILRATGKVKRGLGTIRQDLNVSIREGGRVELKGVQKLEMIPLWVEREIERQINLVEIKKELDNKGSEKDLELKIIELTDIFSNTSSKIIASSIKKNGAVYGIKLKNFKGILGKEIQKGRRFGTELADHAKTYGLSGLFHIDELPNYGISVDEVNKIKTKLKINELDSFVIITGKENICHKALEEIFDRCKKAFSGVPNETRDALEDGNSKYSRPLPGRARMYPETDILPFTIDTKLVETISENLPETFDEKVKGFVSKYALKKEEAERIVYENPELFEKVSTTLDIKSTIFIKALDLSKNLEKEEGYVTDDVTLYLLFEKVSKGIIAKEGIEEVLKRVSKGEDIEKVLSDFSSENSSLDVESAIERIIKEKRDFILEKGDRAISPLMGLCMKEFRGKVDGSVINKILKEKIEEILKSS; this comes from the coding sequence ATGGACTATAAGCAACTCGGCCTTAAAGTAGGATTAGAGATTCATCAGCAACTAAATACTAAAAGAAAACTATTTTGTCATTGTCCAACAGTTCTTAGAACTGATGATCCTATCTTTACTGTTGAACGAAAACTTAGACCAACGCCGTCTGAGATAGGCGAAGTAGATGTTGCTGCATTGAAAGAATATATGAGGGGTAAAACCTATATTTATCAATATTATGATACAAATTGTCTAGTTGAGCTTGACGAGGAACCCCCTCATCTTGTTTCTGACGAAGCTAAAGTAATTGGTGTTGAAGTATCTTTACTTCTAAATTCTAATATAATTGAGGAAATTCAAGTAATGAGGAAAACGGTTCTTGATGGTTCAAATACTTCAGCTTTTCAGAGGACTATGCTTATCTCAACAGATGGACACATCAAGACAAAAGATGGGCCAGTCTCCATTCTCACAGTATGCATTGAAGAGGATGCGGCGAGATTAATTAGCCAAGACGATACTACCAAGACTTTTAGACTGGATAGATTGGGGATCCCGCTTGTTGAAATTGCAACGGGTCCTGATATATCAAATCCAGAACAAGCAAAAGAGGCAGCCTATATTCTGGGGCAAATATTAAGGGCCACAGGAAAAGTAAAAAGAGGGCTAGGTACGATAAGGCAGGACCTCAATGTTTCCATCCGAGAAGGAGGAAGAGTTGAACTAAAAGGAGTTCAGAAGTTAGAGATGATACCTCTATGGGTTGAAAGAGAGATAGAAAGACAAATCAATCTTGTCGAAATAAAAAAGGAATTGGATAACAAAGGTTCTGAAAAAGACCTTGAATTAAAAATTATTGAATTGACCGATATATTTTCCAACACTTCATCCAAGATTATTGCAAGTTCAATTAAAAAGAACGGCGCTGTCTATGGCATTAAATTGAAAAATTTCAAAGGTATACTTGGAAAAGAAATTCAAAAAGGCAGAAGATTTGGAACTGAATTAGCTGACCATGCGAAAACATATGGATTATCGGGCTTATTCCACATAGACGAGCTTCCAAATTATGGTATTAGTGTTGATGAAGTTAACAAGATAAAAACTAAATTGAAAATAAATGAACTGGATTCTTTTGTTATTATTACCGGGAAAGAGAACATCTGCCACAAGGCCTTAGAAGAGATATTTGATAGATGTAAAAAAGCTTTTTCCGGAGTACCGAATGAAACTAGAGATGCCTTAGAAGATGGAAATTCTAAATATTCGAGACCTCTTCCAGGTAGGGCAAGAATGTATCCTGAAACTGACATTCTACCATTTACTATCGATACAAAACTAGTAGAAACTATTAGTGAAAATCTGCCTGAAACATTCGATGAAAAGGTAAAGGGATTCGTTTCTAAATATGCACTTAAAAAGGAAGAAGCAGAAAGAATTGTTTATGAAAATCCAGAACTTTTTGAAAAAGTATCAACCACCCTTGATATAAAATCTACTATCTTTATTAAGGCTTTAGATCTTTCTAAAAATTTGGAAAAAGAAGAAGGATATGTAACTGACGACGTAACTCTATACTTGCTTTTTGAAAAAGTATCAAAAGGAATAATTGCAAAAGAAGGTATAGAAGAAGTTTTGAAGAGAGTATCAAAGGGAGAAGATATTGAAAAAGTTCTGTCAGATTTTTCCTCAGAGAATAGTTCTTTGGATGTTGAATCAGCAATTGAAAGGATAATAAAGGAGAAAAGAGATTTTATATTAGAAAAAGGGGATCGTGCAATTTCTCCATTAATGGGCCTATGCATGAAGGAATTCAGAGGAAAAGTTGACGGAAGTGTAATAAACAAAATATTAAAAGAAAAAATAGAAGAAATTCTCAAATCTTCTTAA